A DNA window from Hordeum vulgare subsp. vulgare chromosome 1H, MorexV3_pseudomolecules_assembly, whole genome shotgun sequence contains the following coding sequences:
- the LOC123445639 gene encoding delta-1-pyrroline-5-carboxylate synthase 1 encodes MASADPNRSFIKDVKRIIIKVGTAVITRNDGRLALGRIGSLCEQVKDLNAQGYEVIMVTSGAVGVGRQRLRYRKLVNSSFADLQKPQMELDGKACAAVGQSGLMALYDMLFTQLDVSSSQLLVTDSDFDNSNFRERLRETVESLLELRVIPIFNENDAISTRKAPYEDSSGIFWDNDSLAGLLALELKADLLVLLSDVDGLYSGPPSEPSSKLIHTYIKEKHYHEITFGDKSRVGRGGMTAKVQAAVWASTGGVPVVITSGCASQSLVKVLRGEKIGTLFHKNASSWEPSKDASVREMAVAARDCSRRLQNLSSEERKKILLDVADALEANEDLIRSENEADVAAAHEAGYESALVARLTLKPGKIASLAKSVRTLANMEDPINEILKRTEVADGLVLEKTSCPLGVLLIIFESRPDALVQIASLAIRSGNGLLLKGGKEAMRSNAILHKVITNAIPDNVGEKLIGLITTRDEIADLLKLDDVIDLVIPRGSNKLVAQIKASTKIPVLGHADGVCHVYIDKSADMDMAKRIVVDAKIDYPAACNAMETLLVHKDLMKTPELDDILVALKTAGVNLYCGPVAHKILGYPKADSLHLEYSSMACTVEIVDDVQSAIDHIHRYGSAHTDCVVTTDDTVAETFLRQVDSAAVLYNASTRFSDGARFGLGAEVGISTGRIHARGPVGVEGLLTTRWLLRGKGQIVNGDKDVVYTHKSLPLQ; translated from the exons ATGGCCAGCGCCGACCCCAACCGGAGCTTCATCAAGGACGTGAAGCGCATCATAATCAAG GTGGGTACTGCAGTTATCACCAGAAATGATGGAAGATTGGCTTTGGGCAGGATTGGATCCCTGTGCGAGCAG GTGAAGGATCTTAATGCTCAAGGATATGAGGTGATAATGGTCACGTCCGGCGCTGTTGGTGTGGGGCGACAACGGCTTAGGTACCGGAAGCTTGTCAATAGCAGCTTTGCTGATCTGCAAAAGCCACAGATGGAGCTGGATGGAAAGGCGTGCGCTGCTGTTGGTCAGAGTGGGCTGATGGCACTTTATGATATGTTATTTACTCAA CTTGATGTATCATCATCGCAACTTCTTGTGACAGATAGTGACTTCGACAATTCAAATTTCCGAGAGCGACTCCGTGAAACTGTCGAGTCATTATTAGAGCTTAGAGTTATTCCAATATTTAATGAAAATGATGCCATCAGCACGAGGAAGGCTCCATATGAG GATTCATCTGGTATATTCTGGGATAATGACAGTTTGGCAGGTCTACTGGCATTGGAACTGAAAGCTGATCTCCTTGTTCTACTTAGTGATGTGGATGGCCTCTACAGCGGTCCACCAAGTGAACCTTCATCAAAGTTGATACATACTTATATCAAAGAAAAACATTATCATGAAATTACTTTTGGAGACAAGTCCCGTGTTGGTAGAGGTGGCATGACAGCTAAAGTCCAGGCTGCTGTCTGGGCTTCAACGGGTGGTGTACCTGTTGTTATTACAAG TGGATGTGCATCTCAGAGCCTTGTTAAGGTTCTCCGTGGGGAAAAAATTGGTACTCTTTTTCATAAAAATGCAAGTTCGTGGGAACCATCAAAGGACGCCAGTGTCCGTGAAATGGCTGTTGCTGCACGAGATTGTTCAAGGCGTCTGCAG AATTTGTCATCAGAGGAGCGCAAGAAGATATTATTAGATGTTGCAGATGCTTTAGAGGCAAATGAGGATTTGATTAGATCAGAAAATGAAGCAGATGTAGCAGCAGCACACGAGGCTGGGTATGAGAGTGCTTTGGTTGCTAGATTGACTCTGAAACCAGGAAAG ATAGCTAGCCTTGCCAAATCTGTTCGCACTCTTGCGAATATGGAAGACCCAATTAATGAGATACTGAAAAGAACAGAG GTTGCTGATGGTTTAGTTCTCGAGAAAACATCTTGCCCtttgggtgttctattgattatTTTTGAGTCCCGACCTGATGCCTTGGTCCAG ATTGCGTCTTTAGCCATTCGAAGTGGTAACGGTCTTCTCCTAAAAGGTGGAAAAGAAGCGATGAGATCAAACGCAATATTGCATAAG GTCATAACCAATGCTATTCctgacaatgttggtgaaaaattGATTGGCCTTATTACAACTAGAGATGAAATTGCAGATTTGCTAAAG CTTGATGATGTCATTGATCTCGTCATTCCAAGAGGGAGCAATAAGCTTGTTGCTCAAATCAAAGCATCAACAAAGATTCCTGTTCTTGGCCATGCTG ATGGGGTTTGTCATGTATATATTGACAAATCAGCAGACATGGATATGGCAAAACGTATTGTGGTGGATGCAAAAATTGATTACCCAGCAGCCTGCAACGCAATG GAGACGTTGCTCGTTCATAAAGATCTTATGAAGACTCCAGAACTTGATGACATACTGGTAGCACTCAAAACAGCAG GAGTTAATCTTTATTGCGGGCCTGTTGCGCATAAAATATTGGGCTACCCGAAAGCAGATTCATTACATCTGGAGTACAGTTCTATGGCTTGCACAGTTGAGATAGTTGATGATGTACAATCAGCAATTGACCATATACATCGCTATGGAAG TGCACATACAGATTGTGTGGTCACTACAGATGATACAGTAGCAGAGACCTTTCTACGTCAAGTTGATAG TGCTGCCGTATTATACAATGCGAGTACAAGATTTTCTGATGGGGCTCGCTTTGGACTGGGTGCTGAG GTTGGCATAAGTACAGGCCGTATACATGCACGTGGACCCGTGGGTGTTGAAGGTCTCTTGACTACGCGATG GCTCTTACGAGGTAAAGGGCAAATTGTGAATGGTGACAAGGATGTTGTGTACACCCATAAGAGTCTTCCTTTGCAATGA